The following proteins are co-located in the Bacteroidales bacterium genome:
- a CDS encoding LacI family DNA-binding transcriptional regulator encodes MGKKFKNKDLAARLGVSGTLVSLVLNNKADQQGIRKDTQEKVIALARQMGYFENLQEKNEPSPVEEKPGVLGMIVPTLNDPFVIQITPFLQKAFSSIGVGFSIVTKDPDDQRYDRLVSSFKKFYTGLILLGEAADESTIRALRSTDYPFVILEKQVKTLRLNTISTDTAAGAQMVVNHVYKLGYRNIIIAADKKTLREDSHTIQDLIEALNQKTEINRPVVVELDKPLTDDEIESAQLEKFLRPPYRADAMIIINANMVYPVMSLLRKKKLRVPQDIAVISMEEGTGFDLMFTPVTCLRKPLSGMSIKVANMIWSEVKNSGKSKFKRQVNIPPELIVRNSCGTI; translated from the coding sequence ATGGGGAAAAAATTTAAAAACAAAGATTTAGCCGCAAGGCTGGGGGTTTCTGGTACATTGGTTTCTCTTGTACTGAATAATAAAGCTGATCAGCAGGGAATCAGAAAAGATACCCAGGAAAAAGTAATTGCACTTGCCCGGCAGATGGGCTATTTTGAAAACCTTCAGGAGAAGAATGAACCTTCACCTGTTGAGGAAAAACCTGGTGTGCTTGGTATGATAGTACCAACCCTGAATGATCCTTTCGTGATTCAGATAACTCCATTCTTGCAAAAAGCATTCTCAAGTATCGGTGTTGGATTCTCAATAGTTACCAAAGATCCTGATGATCAGAGATATGACCGTTTAGTCAGTTCCTTTAAGAAATTCTACACAGGCCTTATTTTGCTGGGTGAAGCTGCAGATGAGAGCACTATCAGAGCTCTGCGTTCGACTGATTATCCCTTCGTAATACTTGAGAAACAGGTTAAAACACTTCGTTTGAATACGATCAGCACAGACACCGCTGCTGGAGCTCAAATGGTTGTTAATCATGTTTATAAGCTTGGTTATCGAAATATTATTATTGCTGCTGATAAAAAAACTCTTCGCGAAGATTCTCACACAATACAGGATTTAATTGAGGCACTGAACCAAAAGACTGAGATTAACAGACCGGTAGTTGTTGAACTGGATAAACCTCTTACCGATGATGAAATTGAATCTGCCCAGCTGGAAAAATTCCTTCGTCCTCCATATCGTGCCGATGCCATGATAATTATAAACGCTAACATGGTTTATCCTGTTATGTCATTGCTTAGAAAAAAGAAACTAAGAGTACCTCAGGATATTGCTGTTATATCGATGGAGGAGGGAACGGGTTTCGATCTGATGTTTACACCTGTTACGTGTCTTCGAAAGCCACTCTCAGGGATGTCAATTAAGGTTGCCAATATGATTTGGTCAGAAGTAAAGAACTCTGGTAAAAGTAAATTTAAACGACAAGTTAATATACCTCCTGAACTTATTGTCCGGAACTCCTGTGGAACCATATAG
- the yidC gene encoding membrane protein insertase YidC, with amino-acid sequence MDRNTITGLVLIFLIFIGFSVYNNSRVNKLYEKAVTSAEASYNKGEFETARTEYINALNIRPNQPDVVAKLNELNLKLGIIPANQVVDTTVAPQAKAELSQAVPASLPVDASQLGVFSSSAAGENEFITLENNKVELKIALKGGKVYSARLKEYRTHDSLPLILFSGDSTVFGFNFFTADNKAVQTNNLFFKPVSEQKSFVVGSSAQSVILRLMAADDKYIEYKYTLAPDKFMVDFDVTFRSMEGIIAGNQNSLTLQWEMYMPQQEKGRQNEDQYSNIRFKYYQDDVVDLKNRQSKEVEKLDITTKLSWIAFQDQFFSSAIITNDFFLNGAISSTKTLTSEKYIRYYTSEVGVPFNPAAANAVSMKLYYGPNSITVLKKEGLELDKLVFLGKNIIGWINRFTIIPIFNWLDNYIGNYGLIILILTIIIKIVLFPLTFKSYQSTAKMQVLKPQVEELGKKFPKKEDAMKKQQATMDLYKRAGVNPMGGCLPMLLQMPILFAMFRFFPVSIELRQEHFLWATDLSTYDSILTLPFTIPMYGNHVSLFTLLMTASTLLTMKMTGSTPGSDQPGMKLMMYMMPVMFMLILNNFSSGLTYYYFLANMLTYGQNLISKQFINVDAVLATLEENKKKPLKKSKWTQRLEAAAKQRGINPPKK; translated from the coding sequence ATGGATAGAAATACAATAACAGGTCTGGTTTTAATTTTCTTGATTTTCATTGGCTTCAGTGTATATAATAACAGCAGGGTCAATAAACTATACGAGAAGGCAGTTACCTCTGCAGAGGCAAGCTATAATAAGGGAGAATTTGAAACTGCAAGAACAGAATATATTAATGCTTTGAATATCAGGCCAAATCAGCCTGATGTTGTTGCTAAACTAAATGAGCTTAATCTGAAGCTTGGTATAATACCGGCAAATCAGGTTGTTGACACCACTGTTGCTCCCCAGGCAAAAGCCGAATTATCTCAGGCTGTGCCTGCTTCTTTGCCTGTTGATGCAAGTCAGTTAGGAGTGTTCTCCTCTTCTGCTGCCGGCGAAAATGAATTTATTACCCTGGAGAATAACAAGGTAGAACTCAAAATTGCCCTGAAAGGCGGAAAGGTATATTCTGCCAGATTAAAGGAATACAGGACTCATGATTCGCTGCCATTAATCCTGTTTTCAGGCGATTCTACTGTATTTGGCTTTAATTTCTTCACTGCAGATAATAAAGCAGTTCAAACTAACAATCTGTTTTTCAAACCTGTTTCTGAACAGAAATCATTTGTGGTCGGGAGTTCAGCTCAAAGTGTAATTCTGAGGCTGATGGCTGCAGATGATAAGTATATTGAATATAAGTATACCCTGGCGCCCGATAAATTCATGGTTGACTTTGATGTTACTTTTAGATCAATGGAAGGTATAATTGCAGGTAACCAGAATAGTCTGACACTTCAGTGGGAAATGTATATGCCGCAGCAGGAAAAGGGCAGACAGAATGAAGATCAATACTCAAATATCAGGTTTAAATACTATCAGGATGATGTTGTTGATTTGAAAAACAGGCAATCCAAGGAAGTGGAAAAACTTGATATCACTACCAAATTAAGCTGGATTGCATTTCAGGATCAGTTCTTTTCTTCAGCGATTATTACAAACGATTTCTTTCTGAATGGTGCAATCTCATCAACAAAGACACTGACTTCAGAAAAATATATAAGATATTACACTTCTGAAGTGGGGGTACCTTTTAATCCTGCTGCGGCTAATGCAGTAAGCATGAAATTATACTATGGTCCAAATAGTATAACAGTGCTTAAAAAAGAGGGTCTGGAATTAGATAAACTTGTATTCCTCGGCAAGAATATTATCGGATGGATAAACAGGTTTACTATTATTCCGATATTCAACTGGCTCGACAACTATATTGGAAATTATGGCTTAATAATACTTATTCTTACAATAATTATTAAAATCGTCTTATTTCCTCTGACCTTCAAATCTTATCAGTCTACCGCTAAAATGCAGGTTCTTAAGCCACAGGTAGAAGAGTTGGGAAAAAAATTCCCTAAGAAGGAAGATGCGATGAAGAAACAGCAGGCTACGATGGATCTCTATAAGAGGGCAGGGGTGAATCCAATGGGAGGATGTCTGCCAATGCTCCTGCAGATGCCAATCCTTTTTGCTATGTTCAGGTTTTTTCCTGTGTCAATTGAGTTAAGACAGGAACACTTCCTGTGGGCTACCGACCTTTCAACCTATGATTCAATTCTGACACTTCCATTTACAATACCAATGTACGGAAACCATGTGAGTCTGTTCACTTTGCTTATGACCGCATCAACTCTTCTCACAATGAAGATGACCGGATCCACTCCCGGATCAGACCAGCCTGGGATGAAACTGATGATGTATATGATGCCTGTAATGTTTATGCTCATTCTGAATAACTTCTCATCAGGACTTACATACTACTATTTCCTTGCGAATATGTTAACGTATGGTCAGAATTTAATATCCAAGCAATTTATAAATGTGGATGCTGTTTTGGCTACACTTGAAGAAAACAAGAAGAAACCACTGAAGAAATCCAAATGGACGCAGCGGCTTGAAGCTGCTGCCAAACAGAGAGGTATTAACCCTCCAAAAAAATAA
- a CDS encoding CTP synthase — protein sequence MADVKYVFVTGGVTSSLGKGIISASLAKLLQARGYSVTIQKLDPYINVDPGTLNPYEHGECYVTLDGAETDLDLGHYERFLNVPTSQANNVTTGRIYQSVINKERKGDYLGKTVQVIPHITDEIKRRIKLVSSGNKFDIVITEIGGTVGDIESLPYIESVRQLKWELGTQNCIVIHLTLVPFLSSTGESKTKPTQHSVKELLETGIQPDLLVLRTERHLNDDIKRKVALFCNVEENAVIESVDVSTIYEVPIKMLEQGLDKTVLRKLALPVDTEPALKEWREFLTKLKNPKHSIKVGLVGKYVELPDAYKSIAESFIHSGAINECNVNVEYIHSEDITEKNVNDKLQGLDGILVAPGFGSRGIEGKVYTAKYARENNVPFFGICLGMQCAVIEFARDVLGFEGAHSTEINHKTKYPVIDLMEEQKSIIDKGGTMRLGGYKCIISKNSKAYEAYKKTEVVERHRHRYEFNDKYFEDFKNKGMVPVGINPESNLVEIIEIPEHKWFIGVQFHPEYSSTVINPHPLFVSFVKACIG from the coding sequence TTGGCAGACGTTAAGTACGTATTCGTTACGGGAGGAGTAACATCCTCATTGGGAAAAGGTATCATTTCCGCCTCTCTTGCAAAATTATTGCAGGCCAGAGGCTATTCTGTCACTATCCAGAAACTCGATCCATATATTAATGTCGATCCGGGTACTCTTAATCCTTATGAGCATGGTGAGTGTTACGTAACACTTGACGGTGCTGAGACTGATCTCGATCTGGGACATTATGAAAGGTTTCTTAATGTACCCACAAGTCAGGCAAATAACGTTACTACCGGAAGGATTTATCAGTCTGTTATCAATAAAGAGAGAAAGGGTGATTACCTGGGCAAAACAGTTCAGGTTATTCCTCATATTACCGATGAAATCAAGAGAAGAATAAAACTCGTGAGTTCCGGTAACAAGTTTGACATTGTTATAACAGAGATAGGTGGAACTGTCGGTGACATTGAATCTCTACCGTATATAGAGTCTGTTCGTCAGCTAAAATGGGAACTGGGAACCCAGAATTGTATTGTTATTCATTTAACACTTGTTCCTTTTCTTTCATCTACCGGTGAATCAAAGACAAAACCAACACAACACTCTGTAAAAGAACTTCTTGAAACAGGAATTCAGCCCGACTTGCTGGTTCTGAGAACAGAGCGGCATCTGAATGATGATATTAAAAGAAAAGTTGCCCTGTTCTGTAACGTCGAAGAGAATGCTGTAATTGAATCTGTGGATGTTTCAACTATTTATGAAGTGCCCATAAAAATGCTTGAGCAGGGATTGGATAAAACTGTTCTCCGCAAACTGGCACTTCCTGTTGATACTGAACCTGCACTTAAAGAATGGAGAGAGTTTCTTACTAAATTGAAAAATCCTAAACATTCTATTAAAGTGGGATTGGTAGGAAAGTATGTAGAACTTCCCGATGCATATAAGTCAATTGCAGAGTCATTTATTCACAGCGGTGCTATAAATGAGTGCAATGTTAATGTTGAATACATTCATTCCGAAGATATTACTGAAAAAAATGTCAATGATAAACTTCAGGGACTCGACGGGATTCTTGTTGCTCCCGGCTTTGGCTCCAGGGGCATTGAAGGCAAAGTATATACTGCGAAATACGCCAGGGAAAACAATGTTCCGTTTTTCGGTATTTGCCTTGGGATGCAATGTGCAGTAATCGAATTTGCCAGAGATGTTCTTGGTTTTGAGGGTGCTCATTCAACCGAAATAAATCATAAAACGAAATATCCTGTTATCGATCTTATGGAGGAACAGAAGAGCATTATTGATAAAGGCGGAACAATGAGGCTTGGAGGTTATAAATGTATAATTAGCAAAAACTCCAAAGCATATGAGGCATATAAGAAAACTGAAGTTGTTGAAAGGCATCGTCACAGGTACGAATTCAATGATAAATACTTCGAGGATTTCAAGAATAAAGGCATGGTTCCTGTCGGAATCAATCCTGAATCAAATCTTGTTGAGATTATTGAAATCCCTGAACATAAATGGTTTATTGGTGTACAGTTTCATCCTGAATACAGCAGCACTGTAATTAACCCGCATCCGCTCTTTGTCAGTTTCGTTAAAGCATGTATAGGGTAG
- a CDS encoding DUF349 domain-containing protein, with translation MTKKNPDDSVREEQFGANDTAAGTEDATHADKLQEIETEETTEEHDFDDIELPQVDYSGYSKHEIVETLGLLVENRPASEIRNDVERLKALFYKKLKLESEERKNKFLEEGGKIEDYRAWVDPDDAKVKYLLDKYKEKRTDYSKVQEAEKYENLKKKYDIIDKIKDLVNREESINKTFHDFRSLQNEWHSVGVVPQSSLKDLWENYHHYVEIFYDYIKINKELRDLDLKKNLEAKVTLCEKAEQLLLEPNPINAFRYLQDFHNQWREIGPVPIESKNEIWERFKEATSQINKRHHEYFEKQKDDQRKNLEAKIALCEEVEAINLQDIKNFKEFDELAGKVVELQKMWRTIGFAPKKQNNKVYQRFRDACDAFFEKKRGFYADNKEIQTTNLQKKNELCIQAEALQESTDWKATSDALIKLQKDWKEVGPVPRKQSERCWKRFRKACDHFFNRKAEFFAQLDTSYEDNLKAKLDIIQELEKFEPGTDVQAAFERLKELQRKWTDIGFVPFNMKDEITNKYRNALNKEFDKLKIGDDDKSILKYKTKLDSLKANPKSSRKVRNERDKFFTKIKQLESDIVLWENNIGFFAKSKNADTMIKEVEEKIDSAKKLIKTLEEKVKMIDQSGLDD, from the coding sequence ATGACCAAGAAAAATCCGGATGACTCTGTTCGTGAAGAACAATTCGGGGCAAATGATACTGCTGCCGGAACTGAGGATGCCACACACGCAGATAAACTGCAGGAAATTGAGACTGAAGAAACCACAGAAGAACATGATTTTGATGACATTGAGCTTCCTCAGGTTGATTATTCAGGCTACTCAAAACATGAAATTGTTGAAACACTTGGCCTGCTTGTAGAAAACAGGCCAGCTTCTGAAATCAGGAATGATGTTGAGAGGTTGAAAGCTCTTTTTTATAAAAAGCTTAAACTTGAATCTGAAGAGAGAAAGAATAAATTTCTTGAAGAGGGAGGGAAAATTGAGGATTATCGTGCATGGGTAGATCCAGATGATGCCAAGGTAAAATACCTTCTCGATAAATATAAAGAGAAAAGAACCGATTATAGTAAAGTTCAGGAAGCAGAGAAATACGAAAACCTCAAGAAGAAGTACGATATTATCGATAAAATAAAGGATCTTGTAAACAGGGAGGAATCGATTAATAAAACCTTTCATGATTTCAGATCTCTTCAGAATGAATGGCATTCTGTCGGAGTAGTGCCTCAGAGTTCGCTTAAAGATCTCTGGGAAAATTATCACCACTATGTTGAGATCTTTTATGATTATATTAAAATAAATAAGGAACTCAGGGACCTTGATCTGAAGAAAAACCTGGAAGCCAAAGTTACTCTCTGCGAAAAGGCTGAACAGCTTTTACTTGAGCCAAATCCTATAAATGCATTCAGGTATCTGCAGGATTTTCATAATCAATGGCGTGAAATTGGTCCAGTGCCTATCGAATCAAAAAATGAGATCTGGGAGAGATTTAAGGAAGCGACTTCACAGATAAATAAAAGACACCACGAGTATTTCGAAAAACAGAAAGACGATCAGAGAAAGAATCTGGAAGCCAAAATAGCACTATGTGAAGAGGTTGAAGCCATCAATCTTCAGGATATTAAAAATTTCAAGGAATTTGATGAACTGGCTGGTAAGGTAGTAGAGCTCCAGAAAATGTGGAGAACGATTGGATTCGCACCGAAAAAACAAAATAACAAAGTATATCAGAGATTCAGAGATGCATGTGATGCATTCTTCGAAAAGAAACGTGGTTTTTACGCTGATAATAAAGAAATTCAAACCACCAACCTTCAGAAAAAGAATGAATTATGTATACAGGCTGAAGCACTTCAGGAGAGTACCGACTGGAAGGCTACCTCTGATGCCCTTATAAAATTACAGAAAGATTGGAAGGAGGTTGGTCCTGTTCCCCGGAAACAATCTGAAAGATGCTGGAAAAGGTTTCGCAAAGCCTGCGATCACTTCTTCAACAGGAAAGCAGAGTTTTTTGCCCAGCTTGATACTTCATATGAAGACAACCTTAAAGCAAAACTTGATATCATTCAGGAACTTGAAAAGTTCGAACCGGGAACTGATGTTCAGGCCGCTTTTGAAAGACTTAAGGAACTTCAGAGAAAATGGACTGATATTGGTTTTGTTCCGTTTAATATGAAGGACGAAATAACAAACAAGTATCGTAATGCCCTGAATAAGGAATTTGATAAGCTTAAAATCGGCGATGACGATAAGAGCATCCTGAAATATAAAACCAAACTCGATAGCCTGAAAGCTAATCCAAAATCATCGAGAAAAGTTAGAAATGAAAGGGATAAGTTCTTTACCAAAATAAAGCAACTTGAAAGCGACATTGTCCTCTGGGAGAATAATATCGGCTTTTTTGCCAAATCAAAAAATGCTGATACTATGATTAAGGAAGTAGAGGAAAAAATAGACAGTGCAAAAAAACTTATTAAAACTCTTGAGGAAAAAGTCAAGATGATAGACCAATCAGGTCTTGATGATTAA
- a CDS encoding HlyD family efflux transporter periplasmic adaptor subunit produces MKEAKPDIIYSEPVNEIMGNPPGRITRWGTTIIISVFCIFILFAWLIRYPDTIPSPVEITTVNPPVTLVSKMTGRIKYLYVKDRDIVSLNQLVGVMETTASIEQITTLRQIVDTIGSPDNLNFNRFPSLTQLGELQGSCALFLKNLSDFNSYTANDYYGNKILSLEDEISGLQEYINRLKVKETLYMENRALELKKYRRDSVLYGGKVIPESQLEISRQALIGINIELQQVRLEQSEKKIAISEKYQLLIDYRIKRVEENDKLESVLRESLENLRSQLSIWENNYLLISPIDGVATFTRYWSANQSVTKDEPVITIVPPDHGKYIGRITLKMQRSGKVIQGRLVNIKLAGYPYLEYGMVRGVVKSKSLVPAEDAYIIEIDLPNGLTTLYGKKLEFTQNMQGTAEIITDDIRLLQKIINPFRYMVSRNKR; encoded by the coding sequence ATGAAAGAGGCTAAACCTGATATAATTTACTCTGAGCCGGTTAATGAAATAATGGGTAATCCTCCCGGAAGAATAACGCGATGGGGAACTACAATCATCATTTCAGTATTCTGTATCTTTATTCTTTTTGCATGGCTGATCAGGTATCCCGATACAATTCCATCTCCGGTTGAAATAACAACCGTTAATCCTCCGGTGACTCTCGTGAGCAAAATGACAGGACGTATAAAGTATTTATATGTTAAGGACCGGGATATTGTTTCATTAAATCAGCTTGTTGGTGTAATGGAAACAACTGCATCAATCGAACAGATTACAACCCTCAGGCAGATTGTTGATACTATTGGTTCCCCTGATAATTTGAATTTCAACCGCTTCCCGTCTTTAACGCAGCTTGGCGAACTTCAGGGCTCCTGTGCGTTATTTCTTAAAAACCTCTCAGATTTCAACAGTTATACAGCCAACGATTACTATGGCAATAAAATTCTGTCTCTTGAAGATGAGATCAGTGGTCTTCAGGAGTATATAAACAGATTGAAGGTAAAAGAGACTCTTTACATGGAGAACAGAGCACTGGAACTTAAAAAGTACAGGAGGGATTCAGTTCTTTATGGCGGTAAAGTTATTCCGGAGAGTCAGCTGGAAATCTCACGCCAGGCCCTGATAGGAATTAACATCGAACTTCAGCAGGTACGACTTGAGCAGTCTGAAAAGAAAATTGCAATATCTGAAAAGTATCAGTTGCTTATTGATTACAGGATAAAAAGAGTAGAGGAGAATGATAAACTGGAATCTGTTTTGAGGGAGTCACTTGAAAACCTCAGATCACAGCTTTCAATCTGGGAAAATAATTATCTGTTGATTTCTCCGATAGACGGTGTTGCTACTTTTACCAGATACTGGAGTGCCAATCAGTCTGTTACAAAAGATGAGCCTGTTATTACAATTGTGCCTCCCGATCATGGAAAATATATCGGCAGAATTACTTTAAAGATGCAGCGCTCAGGTAAAGTCATTCAGGGCCGGCTGGTAAATATTAAGCTTGCAGGATATCCCTATCTTGAATATGGAATGGTCAGGGGTGTTGTAAAATCAAAATCACTGGTTCCGGCAGAGGATGCATACATCATTGAGATTGATCTGCCAAATGGTCTGACAACACTGTATGGGAAGAAACTGGAATTTACTCAGAATATGCAGGGGACAGCAGAAATAATAACGGATGATATAAGATTGCTGCAAAAAATAATAAATCCTTTCCGCTATATGGTATCCAGAAATAAAAGATAA
- a CDS encoding peptidase domain-containing ABC transporter, with protein sequence MSFPFVKQPDAMDCGPACLKMVAGFYKRNFSLDSLRKKCFITREGVSFLGLSEAADSLGFRTIGVKIPFDLLNENVPLPCIVHWRQKHFVVVYKIKNEKIWIADPAIGLVKYSREEFERSWASTISNGKPSGLVLIIEPTPSLYDQENEKEKSSGFRFLFKYFRLYRKYFVQLILGLLLGSGIQLIIPFLTQSIIDIGLNNNDIGFIYLILFAQLSLVIGRMSVEFIRGWLLLHIGTRVNVAILSGFLQKLMALPVSFFDSKLTGDILQRIEDNNRIEEFLTSTSLNILFSFFNLIIFGIVLAIYSTKILLIFALGSLLYIGWVSLFMNSRARLDHQRFKLMSKSGSKLINIVNGMQEIKLTQSELSTRWDWEKLQATLFKLKVRGLSLIQYQSAGATFINEITNILITITAATAVLKSDMTLGMMLAVQFIIGQLNVPLSQIISFFRMSQDAKMSLDRLSEVHDLDEEEPDSSLKVRKLPDKKDIYINNLSYQYEGPRSPYALKDVDLYIEENKVTAIVGTSGSGKTTLLKMLLGFYQPVSGEILIGDTRLSNLSLRVWRERVGAVMQDGFLFSDTIAYNIAPGTEEINEERLVQAADIANIRIFVESLPLGYNTKIGANGHGLSEGQKQRLLIARVIYKNPDIILFDEATNSLDANNEKAIVENLASFFEGKTVIIVAHRLSTVRNADKIVVLDSGRIIESGSHESLIANRGAYYNLVKNQLELGH encoded by the coding sequence ATGTCATTTCCCTTCGTAAAACAACCCGATGCAATGGACTGCGGACCAGCTTGTCTCAAGATGGTTGCAGGATTTTACAAAAGGAACTTTTCATTAGACAGCCTTAGAAAAAAATGCTTTATAACAAGAGAAGGAGTCTCTTTTCTCGGACTTTCTGAAGCAGCAGATTCTCTGGGATTCAGAACAATTGGTGTTAAAATTCCTTTCGATCTGCTGAACGAAAATGTCCCTTTACCATGCATTGTTCATTGGCGACAGAAGCACTTTGTAGTAGTATACAAGATCAAAAATGAAAAGATATGGATTGCTGATCCGGCTATCGGACTTGTAAAATACAGCCGCGAAGAGTTTGAAAGAAGCTGGGCTTCAACAATCAGTAATGGAAAACCGTCAGGACTTGTTCTGATTATTGAGCCTACACCTTCGCTATACGATCAGGAAAATGAAAAGGAAAAATCGTCCGGTTTCAGATTCCTGTTTAAATACTTCAGGCTATACCGAAAATATTTTGTTCAGCTTATCCTTGGCTTATTGCTTGGCAGCGGGATTCAGTTGATAATTCCATTCCTGACCCAGTCAATCATTGATATTGGATTGAATAATAATGATATAGGTTTCATTTACCTTATATTATTTGCCCAGCTTTCACTGGTTATAGGAAGAATGTCAGTTGAGTTTATACGTGGATGGCTATTACTGCATATTGGTACCAGGGTTAATGTTGCAATATTGTCAGGGTTTCTGCAAAAACTAATGGCCCTTCCTGTTTCCTTCTTTGATTCCAAACTTACCGGAGATATTCTTCAGAGAATTGAAGACAATAACCGAATCGAAGAATTTCTGACCTCAACCAGCCTGAATATCTTATTCTCCTTCTTTAACCTGATCATTTTTGGTATTGTACTCGCTATCTACAGTACTAAAATACTACTGATTTTTGCCTTAGGTTCACTGCTGTATATCGGATGGGTTTCACTTTTTATGAATTCAAGGGCGAGACTCGATCATCAGAGGTTCAAGCTTATGTCAAAATCCGGCAGCAAACTGATAAATATTGTAAATGGTATGCAGGAGATAAAGCTCACTCAGAGTGAGTTGAGTACACGATGGGATTGGGAGAAACTCCAGGCTACTCTCTTCAAGCTAAAAGTCAGAGGATTAAGTTTAATTCAGTATCAGTCAGCCGGTGCAACATTTATAAATGAAATTACAAACATCCTTATAACGATTACAGCAGCAACCGCAGTGCTTAAATCAGATATGACACTTGGTATGATGCTTGCTGTCCAGTTCATTATCGGACAGCTCAACGTGCCCCTGAGCCAGATAATTAGTTTCTTCAGGATGTCACAGGATGCTAAAATGAGTCTCGACAGGCTATCTGAAGTTCATGATCTTGATGAGGAGGAGCCTGATTCATCTTTGAAAGTCCGGAAACTGCCTGATAAGAAGGATATCTATATCAATAATCTTTCATATCAGTACGAAGGTCCGCGTTCACCTTATGCACTGAAAGATGTTGACCTTTACATTGAAGAGAACAAAGTGACAGCAATAGTCGGAACAAGCGGAAGCGGAAAAACTACACTTCTGAAAATGTTGCTTGGATTTTATCAGCCAGTAAGTGGAGAGATTCTGATCGGCGACACCAGGTTATCTAATCTTAGTCTCAGAGTCTGGCGCGAAAGAGTAGGGGCCGTTATGCAGGATGGTTTTCTTTTTTCCGATACAATTGCTTACAATATTGCTCCGGGAACGGAGGAGATTAACGAAGAACGCCTTGTTCAGGCAGCAGATATAGCCAATATAAGAATATTTGTGGAATCACTGCCGCTGGGATATAATACGAAAATAGGTGCAAACGGTCACGGACTGAGTGAAGGACAAAAACAGCGCTTATTAATCGCAAGAGTTATATACAAGAATCCTGATATCATTTTATTTGATGAAGCCACGAATTCGCTTGACGCCAATAATGAAAAGGCTATAGTGGAAAACCTTGCCTCTTTTTTTGAAGGAAAAACAGTTATTATTGTTGCTCACAGATTGAGTACAGTAAGAAATGCCGACAAGATTGTAGTTCTCGATAGTGGACGTATAATTGAATCAGGATCACATGAATCTCTTATTGCCAATAGAGGAGCATACTATAATCTGGTAAAGAACCAGCTCGAACTTGGACATTGA
- a CDS encoding RNA polymerase sigma factor, with amino-acid sequence MGLFKKYTDINLIEGIRQQDDKILNWLYDNYFQQVKKHVLSNSGSDDDVSDVFQDSIIALYKQIIEDRLNLTTDLKGYFFSIARNVWSAQLRRIRRTSVLETDIADEDDNSLIDDPTLGRVVSRAFLKLKPDQQMVLRLFSEGKSYEVISEIMGFKNETYARRKKYLCKEAVIELVKEDPEYQEYLRLLR; translated from the coding sequence ATGGGGTTGTTTAAAAAGTATACCGACATAAATCTTATTGAAGGAATCAGGCAGCAGGATGACAAGATTCTGAACTGGCTGTATGATAATTATTTTCAACAGGTTAAGAAGCATGTTTTAAGCAACAGTGGTTCGGACGATGATGTTTCTGACGTTTTTCAGGACTCAATTATAGCTTTATACAAGCAGATAATTGAAGACAGACTGAACCTCACTACAGATCTTAAAGGATATTTTTTCAGTATTGCCCGGAATGTATGGAGTGCTCAGTTAAGGAGAATCAGGAGAACAAGTGTTCTCGAAACAGATATTGCTGATGAAGATGATAATAGTTTAATAGACGATCCGACACTCGGGAGAGTTGTAAGCAGGGCATTCCTTAAGCTAAAACCAGATCAACAGATGGTACTAAGGTTATTTTCAGAAGGAAAGTCCTATGAGGTTATTTCTGAGATAATGGGTTTCAAAAATGAGACATATGCCAGACGGAAAAAATATCTGTGCAAGGAGGCTGTTATTGAACTTGTTAAGGAAGATCCTGAATATCAGGAATACTTGCGTCTTCTGAGATAG